The Campylobacter concisus genome has a window encoding:
- a CDS encoding ribonucleoside-diphosphate reductase subunit alpha, with translation MKVIKRNGRTEELDISKIKKYTNEAVLGLSNVSLSELEVDAKIQFRDMITTEEIQQTLIKTAVDKIDIDRPNWTFVAARLFLFDLYHKVTGFNGYNHLKDYLAKGEKVGRIIPGLKEKYDLEDLNAYIKPERDLQFAYLGIKTLYDRYLIKDKSGMPIELPQHMFMAIAMFLAQNELDSQGWAKKFYDLISKFEVMLATPTLSNARTTRHQLSSCYVGSTPDNIEGIFDSYKEMALLSKFGGGIGWDWSKVRAMGGSIDGHKNAAGGIIPFLKVTNDIAVAVDQLGTRKGAIAVYIEPWHMDVSDFLDLRKNSGEERRRAHELFPALWINDLFMKRVKENGRWSLFDPAQVSDLCDLYGEEFEKRYLEYENDENIQKNTILAKELWKKILTSYFETGMPFLCFKDNANKANPNDHEGIIRSSNLCTEIFQNTAPNYYKIKITYEDGGEELFDEEEDVTVDSGITKKAKKLSALDSLKGKQIFIVEKESIEGKTAVCNLASINLSKINSKEDIERVVPIAIRMLDNVIDLNFYPHKKVKHTNLSSRSIGLGVMGEAQMLAEKNVKWGSYEHLALIDSIMENISYNAIYASSNLAVEKGIYPKFEGSKWSKGIMPIDTANENAKALLNDKGGLFDENVCDWDKLREKVKRDGMRNGYLMAIAPTSSISILVGTTQTIEPVYKRKWFEHNLSGMIPNVVPNLSPDTWQFYTPAYELDQRILIKAGAIRQKWIDQGQSLNIFMSLDKASGGYLSEIYTLAWELGLKSTYYLRSESPDSEKLNDVADRSIECEGCQ, from the coding sequence TTGAAAGTTATAAAACGTAATGGCAGAACAGAAGAGCTTGATATCAGCAAGATCAAAAAATACACAAACGAAGCTGTCCTAGGTCTTAGCAACGTAAGTCTTAGCGAGCTTGAAGTAGATGCGAAAATTCAGTTTAGAGATATGATAACGACTGAGGAAATTCAGCAAACTCTTATAAAAACAGCAGTTGATAAGATCGACATCGACCGCCCAAATTGGACATTTGTTGCAGCAAGGCTATTTTTGTTCGACCTTTATCACAAAGTGACTGGCTTTAACGGCTACAACCACCTAAAAGACTACCTCGCAAAGGGCGAAAAGGTAGGCCGCATCATCCCCGGACTAAAAGAGAAGTACGACTTAGAGGATCTAAACGCATATATCAAACCAGAGCGCGACCTTCAGTTTGCATACCTTGGTATCAAGACGCTTTATGATCGCTATCTCATCAAAGACAAGAGCGGTATGCCCATCGAGCTGCCACAGCACATGTTTATGGCGATCGCTATGTTTCTTGCGCAAAACGAGCTAGACAGCCAAGGCTGGGCTAAGAAATTTTACGATCTCATCTCTAAATTTGAAGTGATGTTAGCCACCCCAACGCTCTCAAACGCAAGGACTACACGCCACCAGCTAAGCAGCTGTTACGTAGGCAGCACGCCTGATAATATCGAGGGCATTTTTGATAGTTACAAAGAGATGGCACTACTTTCAAAATTTGGCGGCGGTATCGGCTGGGACTGGAGCAAGGTGCGTGCGATGGGCGGCAGTATCGACGGACACAAAAACGCAGCTGGCGGTATCATACCATTTTTAAAAGTGACAAACGACATCGCAGTAGCGGTCGATCAGCTAGGCACTAGAAAGGGCGCGATCGCTGTTTATATCGAGCCTTGGCACATGGATGTGAGCGATTTTCTCGATCTTCGTAAAAACTCAGGCGAAGAGAGACGCCGCGCGCACGAGCTTTTCCCTGCGCTTTGGATAAACGACCTATTTATGAAGCGTGTCAAAGAAAATGGCCGCTGGAGCCTCTTTGACCCAGCTCAAGTAAGCGACCTTTGCGACCTTTATGGTGAGGAGTTTGAGAAGAGATATTTAGAGTATGAAAACGACGAAAATATCCAGAAAAACACCATCCTTGCAAAAGAGCTTTGGAAGAAAATTTTAACTAGCTATTTTGAAACGGGCATGCCATTTTTGTGCTTTAAAGACAATGCCAACAAAGCAAATCCAAACGACCACGAGGGCATCATCAGAAGCTCAAATTTATGCACCGAAATTTTCCAAAACACAGCGCCAAACTACTATAAGATCAAGATCACTTATGAAGATGGCGGCGAGGAGCTATTTGACGAAGAAGAAGACGTTACCGTAGATAGCGGCATAACTAAAAAGGCCAAAAAGCTTAGCGCGCTTGATAGCCTAAAAGGCAAGCAAATTTTCATCGTAGAAAAAGAGAGCATCGAGGGCAAAACGGCAGTTTGCAACCTTGCAAGTATAAATTTAAGCAAGATAAACAGCAAAGAGGACATCGAGCGTGTCGTGCCGATAGCTATTAGAATGCTTGATAACGTTATAGACCTAAATTTCTATCCGCACAAAAAGGTAAAACACACAAACCTATCATCTCGTTCGATCGGCCTTGGCGTCATGGGCGAAGCGCAAATGCTAGCTGAGAAAAACGTAAAATGGGGCAGCTATGAGCATTTGGCGCTGATTGATAGCATAATGGAAAACATAAGCTACAACGCGATCTACGCTAGCTCAAATTTAGCCGTAGAAAAGGGCATATATCCAAAATTTGAAGGCTCAAAATGGAGCAAAGGCATCATGCCGATAGACACCGCAAACGAAAACGCAAAAGCTCTTTTAAACGACAAAGGCGGGCTATTTGACGAAAATGTCTGCGACTGGGACAAGCTAAGAGAGAAGGTCAAGCGCGACGGCATGAGAAACGGCTACCTAATGGCGATCGCTCCAACTAGCTCGATCTCGATCCTTGTTGGCACTACTCAGACCATCGAGCCAGTCTATAAACGCAAGTGGTTCGAGCACAACCTAAGCGGTATGATCCCAAATGTCGTGCCAAATTTAAGCCCTGATACTTGGCAGTTTTACACGCCAGCTTATGAGCTTGATCAAAGAATTCTTATAAAAGCAGGCGCGATCCGTCAAAAATGGATCGATCAAGGTCAAAGCCTAAATATCTTCATGAGCTTAGACAAAGCAAGCGGCGGATATCTAAGTGAAATTTACACGCTTGCGTGGGAGCTTGGACTAAAATCAACCTACTATCTACGCTCTGAAAGTCCAGACAGCGAAAAGCTAAACGACGTGGCTGACCGCTCGATCGAATGCGAGGGTTGTCAGTGA
- the purB gene encoding adenylosuccinate lyase translates to MVERYSRKEMAEKWSIQAKYDAWLKVEKAAVKAWNKLGFISDSDCEKICKNAKFEVARIDEIEKTTKHDVIAFLTSVSESLGEESRFVHYGMTSSDCIDTAVAIQMKESLELIISDVEEFMQAVKDRANEHKHTLMVGRSHGIHGEPITFGLVLAIWYDEIARALKLIKDAKDTISYGKLSGAMGNLAHAPMEFEELTCEELGLKAAPASNQVIQRDRYAHVVSAIAILASTCEKIAVAIRHYQRTEVYEAEEYFSPGQKGSSAMPHKRNPVLSENITGLCRVLRSYVTPSLENVALWHERDISHSSVERFILPDMFITADFMLVRIKNLIANLVVYPENMMKNLNLTGGLVFSQRVLLQLPQRGISREDAYKIVQRNAMKVWADLQEGKKAIDEQGHSLFLQNLLNDEDLTKSLSKDEIKECFDYNYYTKNVDKIFARVFGK, encoded by the coding sequence ATGGTCGAAAGATACTCACGCAAAGAGATGGCTGAAAAGTGGAGCATACAAGCAAAATACGACGCTTGGCTCAAGGTGGAAAAAGCTGCTGTTAAAGCTTGGAATAAGCTTGGCTTCATAAGCGACAGCGACTGCGAGAAAATTTGCAAAAACGCTAAATTTGAAGTGGCTCGCATCGACGAGATAGAAAAGACGACAAAGCACGACGTCATCGCATTTTTAACAAGCGTCAGCGAGAGCCTTGGCGAGGAGAGCAGGTTTGTGCATTATGGCATGACCTCAAGCGACTGCATCGACACAGCCGTCGCAATTCAGATGAAAGAGAGCTTAGAGCTCATCATCAGCGACGTAGAGGAGTTCATGCAGGCGGTCAAAGACAGAGCAAACGAGCACAAGCATACGCTTATGGTCGGCAGAAGCCACGGCATTCACGGCGAGCCGATAACTTTTGGCCTCGTACTTGCCATCTGGTACGATGAGATAGCAAGGGCGCTAAAGCTCATCAAAGACGCAAAAGATACGATCAGCTACGGCAAACTCTCAGGCGCTATGGGAAATTTAGCCCACGCACCGATGGAATTTGAAGAGCTAACATGCGAAGAGCTAGGTCTGAAAGCTGCTCCAGCCTCTAACCAAGTGATCCAGCGCGACCGCTACGCCCACGTGGTGAGTGCTATCGCTATCTTAGCCTCTACTTGTGAGAAGATCGCAGTTGCCATTAGACACTACCAAAGGACTGAGGTTTATGAGGCGGAGGAGTACTTTAGTCCAGGACAAAAGGGCTCAAGCGCGATGCCACACAAGCGCAATCCAGTCCTTAGCGAAAATATCACCGGCCTTTGCAGGGTGCTACGCTCATACGTCACGCCTTCTCTTGAAAACGTCGCCCTTTGGCACGAGCGCGACATCAGCCACAGCTCGGTTGAGAGATTTATCCTGCCAGATATGTTTATCACGGCTGATTTTATGCTGGTTCGCATCAAAAATTTGATAGCAAATTTAGTCGTATATCCAGAAAATATGATGAAAAATTTAAATTTAACAGGCGGTTTAGTCTTTTCACAGCGCGTGCTTTTGCAGCTGCCACAGCGTGGAATTTCTAGAGAGGACGCCTACAAGATCGTCCAGCGCAACGCCATGAAGGTCTGGGCGGACTTGCAGGAGGGCAAAAAAGCGATCGACGAGCAAGGTCACAGCCTATTTTTACAAAATTTGCTAAACGACGAGGACCTAACTAAGAGCCTTAGTAAAGATGAGATCAAAGAGTGCTTTGACTACAACTACTACACCAAAAATGTAGATAAAATTTTCGCCAGAGTTTTTGGCAAATAA
- a CDS encoding pseudouridine synthase family protein, which yields MPYVNKFIITADHQKAYEILLKNGFNMSQTQRLIDKGRLICGGSVVSEKNAVLCGDVFLIDYEVKPKGLKPIFECESFAVFDKPSGVLSHPNGRHCDYSLNDEIYTLFGRDASVAHRLDCETSGVIVVGKDRNSTIKLKKIFENREVSKSYVAMVQGKIEREFTIDAKMDLANNYDDVKMRMQICENGKSAVTKILPIRYFDDIDTTLVRAIPLTGRQHQIRLHLFHVKHKILGEPLYGLSRPQIEKILDKEMSESERINLTGAKRLLLHSDEISFKFDEIFYKIKSKFDAESEFYKFAKEANN from the coding sequence TTGCCCTACGTAAATAAATTTATCATTACTGCAGATCATCAAAAAGCTTACGAAATTTTGCTGAAAAATGGCTTTAACATGAGCCAAACCCAGCGCCTCATCGATAAAGGCAGACTGATCTGTGGCGGCAGTGTCGTGAGTGAGAAAAATGCCGTTTTGTGCGGCGATGTCTTTTTGATCGACTATGAGGTCAAACCAAAAGGACTAAAGCCGATCTTTGAATGCGAGAGCTTTGCTGTATTTGACAAGCCAAGCGGGGTGCTGAGCCACCCAAATGGCAGGCACTGCGACTACTCGCTAAATGATGAAATTTACACACTTTTTGGGCGAGATGCGAGTGTGGCACATAGGCTGGACTGCGAAACAAGCGGAGTGATAGTCGTTGGCAAAGATAGAAATTCTACGATAAAACTAAAGAAAATCTTTGAAAACAGAGAGGTTTCTAAAAGCTACGTCGCGATGGTACAAGGCAAGATCGAGCGAGAATTTACGATCGATGCCAAAATGGATCTAGCGAACAACTACGACGATGTGAAAATGCGAATGCAAATTTGTGAGAACGGCAAGAGCGCTGTGACTAAAATTTTGCCGATAAGATATTTTGACGATATCGATACGACTTTGGTTCGTGCTATCCCACTCACTGGCAGGCAACATCAAATTCGGTTGCATTTGTTTCATGTGAAACACAAGATCCTTGGCGAACCACTTTATGGTTTGTCACGTCCGCAGATCGAGAAAATTTTAGACAAAGAGATGAGCGAGAGTGAACGGATAAATTTAACTGGAGCAAAAAGGCTCTTGCTTCACTCAGATGAAATTTCATTTAAATTTGATGAAATTTTTTACAAGATAAAGAGCAAATTTGACGCCGAAAGTGAGTTTTATAAATTTGCAAAAGAAGCAAATAATTAA
- the rlmN gene encoding 23S rRNA (adenine(2503)-C(2))-methyltransferase RlmN, whose amino-acid sequence MKNLLDLSIEELKELVSPSFRATQIYEWIYKKNATEFSQMLNLPKDMRQDLAEKFYLDPLKCVKFEQSSDGSIKYLFELKDGLRIESVLLPMKEEISDEDGKISRHARYTVCVSSQVGCKMGCAFCLTAKGGLVRNLTAGEIVGQILWIKRENNIPYERRINVVYMGMGEPLDNLANVSKAIKILALNEGLAISPRRQTVSTSGLGSQIKKLGEMDLGVLLAISLHAVTNELRSRLMPINKAYNIEAVMDAVRGFPIDMRKRVMFEYLVIKDLNDSVSDAKKLVKLLHGIKAKVNLIYFNPHEGSEFRRPELTSMLKFQEYLRDHGVTCTIRQSKGLDISAACGQLKQRNENPKFRANVSDKSAAKAEEKPTNDKTNVSKK is encoded by the coding sequence GTGAAAAATTTGCTTGATCTTAGCATTGAAGAGTTAAAAGAGCTTGTCTCTCCCTCTTTTAGAGCGACGCAAATTTATGAGTGGATATACAAAAAAAATGCGACTGAATTTAGCCAAATGCTAAATTTACCAAAGGATATGCGTCAGGACTTGGCTGAGAAATTTTATCTTGACCCTCTAAAATGTGTGAAATTTGAGCAAAGTAGCGACGGCTCTATCAAGTATCTTTTTGAGCTAAAAGATGGGCTAAGGATAGAGAGCGTTTTGCTACCGATGAAAGAGGAGATTAGTGACGAAGATGGCAAGATTAGTCGCCATGCTCGTTATACTGTTTGTGTTAGTTCGCAGGTTGGCTGCAAAATGGGCTGTGCTTTTTGCCTAACAGCAAAGGGTGGACTTGTTAGAAATTTGACTGCTGGCGAGATCGTAGGGCAAATTTTATGGATAAAAAGAGAGAATAACATACCATACGAGAGGCGCATAAATGTCGTTTATATGGGTATGGGCGAACCGCTTGATAACCTTGCTAACGTTAGTAAAGCGATCAAAATTTTAGCTCTAAATGAGGGTCTAGCCATATCTCCACGCCGTCAAACCGTTTCAACTAGCGGCCTTGGCAGCCAGATAAAAAAGCTTGGCGAGATGGACCTTGGTGTTTTGCTGGCTATATCACTACATGCTGTTACTAACGAGCTTAGAAGCCGCCTGATGCCGATAAATAAGGCGTATAATATCGAGGCTGTTATGGATGCTGTTAGGGGATTTCCTATCGATATGCGAAAGCGCGTGATGTTTGAATATCTTGTTATCAAAGACCTAAATGACAGCGTTAGTGACGCAAAAAAGCTGGTTAAACTGCTGCATGGTATCAAGGCAAAGGTAAATTTGATCTACTTTAACCCGCATGAAGGTAGTGAATTTAGACGGCCTGAGCTTACCAGTATGCTAAAATTTCAAGAATATCTAAGAGATCATGGTGTCACCTGCACGATCAGACAGAGCAAAGGGCTTGATATAAGTGCAGCTTGCGGACAGCTAAAACAGCGAAATGAAAATCCTAAATTCAGAGCTAACGTTAGCGATAAGAGTGCAGCTAAAGCAGAAGAAAAACCAACTAACGATAAAACTAACGTGAGTAAAAAATGA
- a CDS encoding purine-nucleoside phosphorylase, giving the protein MLVISAGKNEIFDFALPMGVGLVDMAVNLTKFLQKRSCVGVDEKSINLKNIDPHYLAKVEAKFANSSNPELQNLSQNLSKNPEQNLYQMPEKIVFVGSAGLYKDGEILQIYESSVGANIEISSIENRSYSPIECEISSIVSRGTIKTNSSNFITTDKNLAYKMFEKGYFLENMEFFSVLKVAQIFKIPAYGIFVATNFCDENAHADFIKNHSAAKELLTKYVKENM; this is encoded by the coding sequence ATGTTAGTTATCTCAGCTGGAAAAAATGAAATTTTTGACTTTGCCTTGCCAATGGGGGTGGGGCTAGTCGATATGGCGGTAAATTTGACAAAGTTTTTGCAAAAAAGATCGTGTGTTGGGGTGGATGAAAAGAGTATAAATTTAAAAAATATTGATCCACACTACCTTGCAAAGGTCGAGGCCAAATTTGCAAACTCATCAAACCCAGAGCTACAAAATCTAAGCCAAAATTTGTCAAAAAATCCCGAGCAAAATTTATATCAGATGCCAGAAAAGATAGTTTTTGTTGGCTCAGCTGGCCTTTATAAAGATGGTGAAATTTTGCAAATTTATGAAAGCTCGGTTGGGGCAAATATTGAAATTTCTAGTATAGAAAATAGATCTTACTCGCCTATCGAGTGTGAAATTTCTTCTATCGTTTCACGTGGAACTATCAAAACAAATTCATCAAATTTCATAACGACAGATAAAAATTTGGCTTATAAGATGTTTGAAAAGGGATATTTTTTAGAAAATATGGAGTTTTTTTCTGTTCTAAAAGTGGCTCAAATTTTTAAAATTCCAGCTTATGGAATTTTCGTAGCGACAAATTTTTGTGATGAAAATGCGCATGCTGATTTTATAAAAAATCACTCTGCGGCTAAAGAGCTACTAACAAAATATGTAAAGGAAAATATGTGA
- the hisF gene encoding imidazole glycerol phosphate synthase subunit HisF yields MDHFAKRIIPCLDVKDGRVVKGVNFVGLVDAGDPVEIAKRYNDEGADELCFLDITASHLGRDTIVDVVKKVASKLFIPLTVGGGIRTIDDISRLLNAGCDKVSLNSSAIKDPNLIDEAAKKFGSQCVVVAIDAKKIENGYSVFINGGRIDTKKDAFAWAKEVESRGAGEILLTSMDNDGVKQGFSLELTRIFSALSIPTIASGGAGKMEHFKEAFEAGADACLAASIFHFGEIEIKKLKEYLKANGVEVRL; encoded by the coding sequence TTGGATCATTTTGCAAAACGCATAATCCCATGCCTCGACGTAAAAGATGGCAGGGTCGTAAAAGGTGTAAATTTTGTTGGACTTGTTGATGCTGGAGACCCAGTCGAGATAGCTAAAAGATACAACGACGAGGGCGCTGATGAGCTGTGCTTTTTGGATATCACAGCCTCTCACCTTGGCCGTGATACGATAGTTGATGTGGTAAAAAAGGTTGCAAGCAAGCTTTTTATACCACTAACCGTTGGCGGAGGCATACGCACGATAGATGATATCTCTCGCCTTTTAAATGCGGGCTGCGACAAGGTGAGCCTAAACTCATCGGCGATAAAAGATCCAAATTTGATCGACGAAGCGGCTAAGAAATTTGGCTCGCAATGTGTCGTTGTGGCGATCGACGCTAAAAAGATCGAAAATGGTTATAGCGTTTTTATAAATGGTGGCAGGATCGATACCAAAAAAGATGCCTTTGCTTGGGCAAAAGAGGTCGAGTCGCGCGGGGCAGGGGAGATATTGCTAACGTCTATGGATAACGACGGCGTCAAGCAGGGCTTTAGTCTGGAGCTAACAAGGATCTTTAGTGCGCTCTCTATACCGACTATCGCAAGTGGTGGCGCTGGGAAAATGGAGCATTTTAAAGAGGCTTTTGAAGCCGGGGCTGATGCGTGTCTTGCTGCTTCGATATTTCATTTTGGCGAGATCGAGATAAAAAAGCTAAAAGAGTATCTTAAGGCAAATGGTGTTGAGGTTAGGCTTTGA
- a CDS encoding DEAD/DEAH box helicase, translating into MSRANTLKYFLLSQYLEPKTLDEPKKTNSKFKKSMDLEIANFDEKFMQILRAFDRSLLKNGIEISIYGGIFETDLLALAISKLAKVKFEKEQILEELRSEQTSFEKAFCYKLKLSGDLAFCKNEQNFALKDANLDDELSPFFTPNSSNDLFIPTAPWAMVRLNHLKEISQNDFNKECEHIKDKISIHKEKMRLSDYVKAVHEELKSSLKTPFCKDVIRLEVRIADPNFKENDTLLNSFFIDDINLLIKFYESGRTHELTDQFLDEGGENKFERIDVRDELNQRAVRDFFGAERYPRSAFASDFALNFSQQMALNNIIEKFKEGNGGIYSVNGAPGTGKTTLLKDVMAEVVTLRAMKLSQMSRHDIFEPVYDSDEKALYFRLNDELQGYEMVVSSCNNGAVEILSKELSQLKSIGSYAGEIDYFKFIATRLLSADEKSKYGEKSFISKPAWGLFCVALGSKQNKSNFVFNAINGVKIEATHSQHDEISKEYGEFLEQDGFLMGLGKYLAVGEGVDDFDEAKEKFNLALHEVNLLFSEIRIKEEELKSLKIELADVDRRLESYNSAKQIEELLSPLESEFANVSGELEDKKAEAEELTRLVSQNEALQEYLSTPEKPPFFLFQQIFKTEAFEKYNNEALKVGEINRQIAEQNLKASKQNGESKEKNEARLNELKSEIAELENRAAELNTKINLYKRLQSDFARRQKILGRSEELDIFLNGSFSESNEEMQKSMPFMMERGIDQEFHKTKLFRARIELFKEALNLHKAAIFACKEAVRTNLRALSVIFNDEKMAEKNGLEAKHRREVIKGLFLLTPVVSSTFASFNNTFKDLLNGDIGMLLIDEAGQANLTNALGALLRSKMAVVVGDPLQLEPVVTLPVSLNNAILSYCEAKEEFNLLKSSVQLRADKVQNIGTYIKGSGESIWVGSPLIVHRRCANPMFETSNETIYDDMMILGRNAASKFANTNVQTKWIDVRSEEWIGNYNKAEGEVVKELLAGELASQNYNIRIITPFKDVCRNLKGAGTIHTMQGKEADIIVFVLGGATKGARAWAASKPNLLNVALTRAKEVIYIVGNRENWASLPYFEVAARKIDKG; encoded by the coding sequence TTGAGTAGGGCAAACACCTTAAAATACTTTTTATTATCACAATATTTAGAGCCAAAAACCTTAGACGAGCCAAAAAAGACAAATAGCAAATTTAAAAAATCAATGGACCTTGAGATCGCAAATTTTGATGAGAAATTTATGCAAATTTTAAGGGCGTTTGATAGGTCGCTTTTAAAAAATGGTATAGAAATTTCAATTTATGGTGGCATTTTTGAGACTGACTTGCTCGCCCTTGCGATATCAAAGCTAGCAAAGGTGAAATTTGAAAAAGAGCAAATTTTAGAGGAGCTACGCTCTGAGCAAACGAGCTTTGAAAAGGCATTTTGTTATAAGCTTAAGCTCTCTGGCGATCTAGCCTTTTGCAAAAATGAGCAAAATTTTGCTCTAAAAGATGCAAATTTAGATGATGAGCTAAGCCCATTTTTCACGCCAAACTCATCAAATGACCTTTTCATCCCAACGGCTCCTTGGGCGATGGTGCGCCTAAACCATTTAAAAGAGATCAGCCAAAACGACTTTAACAAAGAGTGCGAGCACATCAAGGATAAAATTTCTATCCATAAAGAGAAAATGAGGCTTAGCGACTATGTAAAAGCGGTGCATGAGGAGCTAAAAAGCTCGCTAAAGACGCCATTTTGTAAAGACGTGATCAGGCTTGAAGTAAGGATCGCTGATCCAAATTTTAAAGAGAACGACACCCTTTTAAATAGCTTTTTTATAGATGATATAAATTTACTTATCAAATTTTACGAGTCAGGCAGGACGCACGAGCTGACGGATCAGTTTTTGGACGAGGGCGGTGAGAATAAATTTGAGAGGATTGATGTTAGAGATGAGCTAAATCAAAGGGCGGTTAGGGACTTTTTTGGGGCTGAGCGCTACCCAAGATCGGCTTTTGCAAGTGATTTTGCCTTAAATTTCTCACAGCAAATGGCGCTAAATAACATCATAGAGAAATTTAAAGAAGGTAACGGCGGGATTTATAGCGTAAATGGCGCTCCAGGCACTGGGAAAACGACACTTTTAAAGGACGTGATGGCTGAAGTGGTGACGCTTAGGGCGATGAAGCTCTCGCAAATGAGCAGACACGATATCTTTGAGCCAGTTTATGACAGCGACGAAAAGGCGCTTTATTTTAGGCTAAATGACGAGCTGCAAGGCTACGAGATGGTCGTTAGCTCTTGCAATAACGGCGCGGTTGAGATTTTGAGCAAGGAGCTAAGCCAGTTAAAAAGCATTGGCTCATATGCGGGTGAGATTGATTATTTTAAATTTATAGCCACAAGGCTGCTCTCGGCTGACGAAAAGAGTAAATATGGCGAGAAGTCCTTTATCTCAAAGCCGGCTTGGGGGCTATTTTGCGTGGCGCTTGGCTCAAAGCAAAACAAGTCAAATTTCGTTTTTAACGCAATTAATGGCGTAAAGATCGAGGCTACTCACAGCCAGCATGATGAGATATCAAAAGAGTATGGCGAGTTTTTGGAGCAAGATGGCTTTTTGATGGGGCTTGGCAAATATCTGGCAGTTGGCGAAGGGGTCGATGATTTTGACGAGGCGAAGGAGAAATTTAATCTCGCACTTCACGAGGTAAATTTACTTTTTAGTGAGATCAGGATCAAAGAAGAGGAGCTAAAGAGCCTTAAAATAGAGCTAGCTGATGTTGATAGAAGGCTAGAGAGCTATAACTCAGCCAAGCAGATAGAGGAGCTTTTATCTCCTCTTGAGAGCGAATTTGCTAACGTTAGTGGCGAGCTTGAAGATAAAAAGGCGGAGGCAGAGGAGCTAACAAGGCTTGTTAGTCAAAATGAAGCGTTGCAGGAGTATCTAAGCACGCCAGAAAAGCCGCCATTTTTTCTCTTTCAGCAGATTTTTAAGACAGAGGCCTTTGAAAAGTATAATAACGAGGCGCTAAAAGTTGGTGAGATAAACCGCCAGATAGCTGAGCAAAATTTAAAAGCTAGTAAGCAAAATGGCGAGAGCAAAGAGAAAAACGAGGCAAGGCTAAATGAGCTAAAAAGCGAGATAGCAGAGCTTGAGAACAGGGCTGCAGAGCTAAATACTAAGATAAATCTTTACAAAAGGTTGCAAAGCGACTTTGCTAGACGTCAAAAGATACTTGGCAGGAGCGAGGAGCTAGATATCTTTCTAAACGGCAGCTTTAGCGAGAGCAACGAAGAGATGCAAAAGAGTATGCCATTTATGATGGAGCGTGGCATAGACCAGGAATTTCACAAGACAAAGCTTTTTAGGGCTAGGATAGAGCTTTTTAAAGAGGCGCTAAATTTGCACAAAGCTGCCATTTTTGCCTGCAAAGAGGCTGTCAGGACAAATTTACGTGCCCTTAGCGTTATCTTTAACGATGAAAAGATGGCTGAGAAAAACGGCTTAGAGGCAAAGCATAGACGCGAGGTTATCAAGGGGCTCTTCTTGCTAACGCCTGTTGTTAGCTCGACTTTTGCCTCGTTTAATAACACCTTTAAAGACCTTTTAAATGGCGATATAGGCATGCTTTTGATAGACGAAGCAGGGCAGGCAAATTTAACTAACGCGTTAGGCGCCTTGCTTCGCTCAAAGATGGCCGTGGTGGTTGGCGACCCACTTCAACTTGAACCTGTCGTAACGCTGCCAGTTAGTTTAAATAACGCGATACTTAGCTACTGCGAAGCAAAGGAGGAGTTTAACTTGCTTAAATCCTCTGTGCAACTAAGGGCAGACAAGGTGCAGAATATCGGCACATATATAAAAGGTAGCGGTGAGAGTATCTGGGTCGGCTCACCACTGATCGTGCATAGAAGATGCGCTAACCCTATGTTTGAGACCTCAAACGAGACTATCTACGATGATATGATGATACTTGGCAGAAACGCGGCTAGTAAATTTGCAAACACTAACGTGCAAACAAAGTGGATAGACGTTAGAAGCGAAGAGTGGATAGGTAACTACAATAAAGCCGAGGGTGAGGTGGTTAAAGAGCTCTTAGCAGGCGAGCTAGCTAGCCAAAATTATAACATCAGGATAATAACGCCATTTAAAGATGTTTGTAGAAATTTAAAAGGTGCTGGCACTATCCACACTATGCAGGGCAAAGAGGCTGACATTATCGTATTTGTGTTAGGTGGGGCGACAAAGGGTGCTAGAGCGTGGGCTGCTAGCAAGCCAAACTTGCTAAACGTGGCGCTAACAAGAGCAAAAGAGGTTATTTATATAGTTGGAAACCGAGAAAATTGGGCTAGTTTGCCATATTTTGAGGTGGCAGCTAGAAAGATAGACAAAGGATAA